A stretch of Myxococcus hansupus DNA encodes these proteins:
- a CDS encoding sensor histidine kinase, with amino-acid sequence MPVKLSLATRIFLGYAVVLGTFGLVSLFSVTELHRNRLEIRLVSQGYLQLSQDAAELETFHATQEKDTERLLQEGSVEARRAFIRLARLYNPPLMSQRLAAAQAKAHEVLNSAPDSEVPFIRGLETRFGELQARYRDYGRAAEAVYEALSAEIPNRDRVAQATAELRQLENSIGREIRVLRAALSNRIRERVDGAEERERTTGLFIIGFSVAAIAVGVGATAWSARTLRPMRNLIKGVSRIGRGDYNAQLGVRGDDEVAVLAREFDQMARSLQAREAQLKAQAEALMRAEQLAAVGRISAQIVHEVRNPLSSIGLNVELLQDGLEHARFATPEDAAEVKDLISAVTQEVDRLADVTEQYLRMARPPNPDLDPRDVVAVLDTVLDFTREELERAGVDVVRNFAPDTPPVLADEGQLRQVFLNLLRNSREAMPSGGRLTVGTRPLEDAVEVTVQDTGQGMTEEVRRHLFEPFFTTKEGGTGLGLAVSQQILQAHGGSLACQSIPGQGTAFVLRLPRA; translated from the coding sequence ATGCCCGTGAAGCTCTCCCTCGCGACGCGCATCTTCCTGGGCTACGCCGTGGTGCTCGGCACCTTTGGCCTGGTGTCCCTGTTCAGCGTGACGGAGCTGCACCGCAACCGGCTCGAAATCCGGCTGGTCAGCCAGGGCTACCTCCAGCTCTCCCAGGACGCCGCGGAGCTGGAGACCTTCCACGCCACCCAGGAGAAGGACACCGAGCGCCTCCTCCAGGAAGGCAGCGTCGAGGCCCGCCGCGCCTTCATCCGGCTCGCCCGGCTCTACAACCCGCCCCTCATGTCCCAGCGGCTCGCCGCCGCCCAGGCCAAGGCCCATGAGGTGCTGAACTCCGCCCCCGACAGCGAGGTGCCCTTCATCCGCGGCCTGGAGACGCGCTTCGGCGAGCTCCAGGCCCGCTACCGCGACTACGGCCGCGCCGCCGAGGCCGTCTATGAAGCCCTGTCCGCCGAAATCCCCAACCGGGACAGGGTCGCCCAAGCCACCGCCGAGCTGCGGCAGTTAGAGAACTCCATCGGCCGCGAGATTCGCGTGCTGCGCGCCGCCCTCTCCAACCGCATCCGGGAACGCGTGGACGGCGCCGAGGAGCGCGAGCGCACCACCGGCCTGTTCATCATCGGCTTCTCCGTGGCCGCCATCGCCGTGGGCGTGGGCGCCACCGCCTGGTCCGCCCGCACCCTGCGCCCCATGCGCAACCTCATCAAGGGCGTGTCCCGCATTGGCCGGGGTGACTACAACGCCCAGTTGGGCGTGCGCGGCGACGACGAGGTGGCCGTGCTCGCCCGTGAGTTCGACCAGATGGCGCGCTCGCTCCAGGCCCGCGAGGCCCAGCTCAAGGCCCAGGCCGAGGCCCTCATGCGCGCCGAGCAGCTCGCCGCCGTGGGCCGCATCTCCGCGCAAATCGTCCACGAGGTGCGCAACCCCCTGTCCTCCATTGGCCTCAACGTGGAGCTGCTCCAGGACGGCCTGGAGCACGCCCGCTTCGCCACCCCCGAGGACGCCGCCGAGGTGAAGGACCTCATCTCCGCCGTCACCCAGGAAGTGGACCGACTGGCCGACGTCACCGAGCAGTACCTGCGCATGGCCCGGCCCCCCAACCCGGACCTGGACCCGCGCGACGTCGTCGCCGTGCTGGACACCGTGCTGGACTTCACCCGGGAAGAGCTGGAGCGCGCGGGCGTGGACGTGGTGCGGAATTTCGCACCGGACACTCCTCCCGTCCTCGCGGACGAGGGCCAGCTTCGCCAGGTCTTCCTCAACCTCCTGCGCAACAGCCGCGAGGCCATGCCCTCCGGGGGCCGGCTCACCGTCGGCACCCGTCCGCTGGAGGACGCGGTGGAGGTCACCGTGCAGGATACAGGACAGGGCATGACGGAGGAGGTCCGGCGGCACCTCTTCGAGCCCTTTTTCACCACCAAGGAAGGCGGCACGGGCCTGGGACTGGCCGTGAGTCAGCAAATCCTCCAGGCGCACGGCGGCTCGCTCGCCTGCCAGAGTATTCCCGGCCAGGGCACGGCCTTCGTGTTAAGGCTTCCTCGCGCATGA
- a CDS encoding efflux RND transporter permease subunit gives MFVDFFIRRPVFAIVCSILLTLVGLIAIPTLPISQYPDLAPPQVTVTSTYVGASAEVVESAVTIPLEQELNGVEGMRYITSTSSNDGTSQITITFDATRDIEVAAVDVQNRVSRAAARLPSQVNQTGIVVNKASNQMLLTVGLFSPDNRYDAKFLSNYADVSLKDAIKRVPGVGDVRIFGERKFSMRLWLDPTELARRKLTPQDVTRALQEQNLQVAAGQVGQPPSTDDQPYQIAVRARGRLVEPEEFGDIVLLRATDGTSVRVKDVGRVELGAENYGTVLRFNGKTGVGLGIFQLPTANALDVRDGVYSELERLSKQFPPGMRFETGTDTTLAVRASINEVVQTLVEAVILVILVIFVFLHGWRSVLITAFTLPVSLVGTFAFVYLMGFSINTLTLFGLTLATGLVVDDAIVVIENIERLMVERHLSPAKAAREGMKEVTGAVIAISVVLVAVFVPVALFPGTTGAIYRQFALTIAASVALSTFCALTLTPALSAKLLKHHAGEKWIFFRWVDKVLDGTKSLYGRGLRRMLKYPALVLLAFLMCIGGTVMLFRAAPTGFIPDEDQGYIIISIQGPEGMSLAQTEKVLAEAEAILQAQPEVRAMFAIGGFSMQGSGPNMATIFSSLKPWEERTGKGQSVAALVERLRAPLSGIGGARVLPFQPPAIRGVGSVGGFQYIVEDIDGTKSLDDLAAATQMLVAKGNEDGQLRGVFTTFNADTPLLDVEVDRQKAKALGIPIEQVFGTMQVYMGSQYVNDFNYANRTYRVYVQAEQQFRDSPSDIGAFYVRSDTGDMIPLESLVKVEPTVSAQVIRHYNLFRAAEINGQPAPDVSSGQALEAMEALASQHLPQGMSAEWTGISLEQKESGGQTAIIFALGLLFVFLVLAAQYESFSLPLVIIFSVPLAIMGALGLQLARGFANDVFCQVGLVMLVGLASKNAILIVEFAEQLREGGKSAVDAVVEAAEVRLRPILMTSIAFLLGVVPLMTASGAGAASRNSLGTAVFGGMLVSTVVNFVFIPGLYVLMQKLRGDAKRSTGEDEVVPAPAASH, from the coding sequence ATGTTCGTCGACTTCTTCATCCGTAGGCCCGTCTTCGCCATCGTCTGCTCCATCTTGCTGACGCTGGTGGGCCTGATTGCCATCCCCACGCTGCCCATCTCGCAGTACCCGGACCTGGCGCCGCCACAAGTCACCGTGACGAGCACCTACGTGGGCGCGAGCGCCGAGGTGGTGGAGAGCGCCGTCACCATCCCGTTGGAGCAGGAGCTCAACGGCGTGGAGGGCATGCGCTACATCACCTCCACCAGCAGCAACGACGGCACCAGCCAAATCACCATCACCTTCGACGCCACGCGCGACATCGAGGTGGCCGCCGTCGACGTGCAGAACCGCGTCAGCCGCGCCGCGGCGCGCCTGCCCTCGCAGGTGAACCAGACGGGCATCGTCGTCAACAAGGCCTCCAACCAGATGCTGCTGACGGTGGGTCTGTTCAGCCCGGACAACCGCTACGACGCCAAGTTCCTCAGCAACTACGCCGACGTGAGCCTGAAGGACGCCATCAAGCGCGTGCCCGGCGTGGGCGACGTGCGCATCTTCGGCGAGCGCAAATTCTCCATGCGCCTGTGGCTGGATCCCACGGAGCTGGCGCGCCGCAAGCTCACGCCCCAGGACGTGACGCGCGCGCTCCAGGAGCAGAACCTCCAGGTGGCCGCGGGACAGGTCGGCCAGCCGCCCTCCACCGATGACCAGCCCTACCAGATTGCCGTGCGGGCCCGGGGCCGGCTGGTGGAGCCAGAGGAGTTTGGCGACATCGTCCTGCTGCGGGCCACGGACGGCACCAGCGTCCGGGTGAAGGACGTGGGCCGCGTGGAGCTGGGCGCGGAGAACTACGGCACCGTCCTGCGCTTCAACGGCAAGACAGGCGTGGGCCTGGGCATCTTCCAGCTCCCCACCGCCAACGCCCTGGACGTGCGCGACGGCGTGTACTCCGAGCTCGAGCGGCTGTCGAAGCAGTTCCCCCCCGGCATGCGGTTCGAGACGGGCACCGACACCACGCTGGCCGTCCGCGCCTCCATCAACGAGGTCGTCCAGACGCTGGTGGAAGCCGTCATCCTCGTCATCCTCGTCATCTTCGTGTTCCTGCACGGCTGGCGCAGCGTGCTCATCACCGCCTTCACCCTCCCCGTCTCGCTGGTGGGCACCTTCGCCTTCGTCTACTTGATGGGCTTCTCCATCAACACCCTCACCCTCTTCGGCCTCACGCTGGCCACGGGTCTGGTGGTGGACGACGCCATCGTCGTCATCGAGAACATCGAACGGTTGATGGTGGAGCGGCACCTCTCCCCCGCGAAGGCCGCGCGCGAGGGCATGAAGGAAGTGACGGGCGCCGTCATCGCCATCTCCGTCGTGCTGGTGGCGGTGTTCGTCCCGGTGGCGCTCTTCCCGGGCACCACCGGCGCCATCTACCGCCAGTTCGCGCTGACCATCGCCGCCTCCGTGGCGCTGTCCACCTTCTGCGCCCTCACGCTCACCCCCGCGCTCAGCGCGAAGCTGCTGAAGCACCACGCGGGCGAGAAGTGGATCTTCTTCCGCTGGGTGGACAAGGTCCTGGACGGGACGAAGTCCCTCTATGGCCGGGGCCTGCGCCGGATGCTGAAATACCCGGCCCTGGTCCTGCTCGCCTTCCTGATGTGCATCGGCGGAACGGTGATGCTCTTCCGTGCCGCCCCCACGGGCTTCATCCCCGATGAAGACCAGGGCTACATCATCATCTCCATCCAGGGCCCCGAGGGCATGTCGCTGGCCCAGACGGAGAAGGTTCTGGCGGAGGCGGAGGCCATCCTCCAGGCACAGCCGGAGGTGCGCGCCATGTTCGCCATCGGCGGCTTCTCCATGCAGGGCAGCGGCCCCAACATGGCCACCATCTTCTCGTCCCTGAAGCCCTGGGAGGAGCGCACGGGCAAGGGCCAGTCCGTGGCCGCGCTGGTGGAGCGGCTGCGCGCCCCGCTGAGTGGCATTGGCGGCGCGCGAGTGCTGCCCTTCCAGCCCCCCGCCATCCGCGGCGTCGGCAGCGTGGGCGGCTTCCAGTACATCGTCGAGGACATCGACGGGACCAAGTCGCTGGACGACCTGGCCGCCGCCACCCAGATGCTGGTGGCCAAGGGCAACGAGGACGGGCAGCTTCGCGGCGTCTTCACCACCTTCAACGCGGACACGCCGCTGCTCGACGTGGAAGTGGACCGGCAGAAGGCCAAGGCGCTCGGCATCCCGATTGAACAGGTGTTCGGCACCATGCAGGTCTACATGGGCAGCCAGTACGTCAACGACTTCAACTACGCCAACCGCACCTACCGCGTGTACGTGCAGGCCGAGCAGCAGTTCCGCGACAGCCCGTCGGACATCGGCGCCTTCTACGTGCGCAGCGACACCGGGGACATGATTCCGCTGGAGTCGCTGGTGAAGGTGGAGCCCACCGTCTCCGCCCAGGTCATCCGCCACTACAACCTGTTCCGCGCGGCGGAAATCAACGGCCAGCCGGCGCCGGACGTGTCCTCCGGCCAGGCGCTGGAGGCCATGGAGGCGCTGGCCAGCCAGCACCTGCCCCAGGGCATGAGCGCGGAGTGGACGGGCATCAGCCTGGAGCAGAAGGAGAGCGGCGGTCAGACGGCCATCATCTTCGCGCTGGGGCTGCTCTTCGTCTTCCTGGTGCTCGCGGCCCAGTACGAGAGCTTCAGCCTGCCGCTGGTCATCATCTTCTCGGTGCCCCTGGCCATCATGGGCGCGCTGGGGCTGCAGTTGGCGCGTGGGTTCGCCAACGACGTGTTCTGCCAGGTGGGGCTCGTCATGCTGGTGGGTCTCGCCAGCAAGAACGCCATCCTCATCGTGGAGTTCGCCGAGCAGCTCCGGGAGGGCGGCAAGAGCGCCGTCGACGCGGTGGTGGAGGCGGCGGAGGTCCGCCTGCGCCCCATCCTGATGACGTCCATCGCCTTCCTCCTGGGCGTGGTGCCCCTGATGACGGCGTCGGGCGCTGGCGCGGCCTCGCGCAACTCGCTGGGCACCGCGGTGTTCGGCGGCATGCTGGTGTCCACGGTGGTGAACTTCGTGTTCATCCCCGGGCTCTACGTGCTGATGCAGAAGCTGCGCGGTGACGCGAAGCGGTCCACGGGCGAGGACGAAGTGGTGCCCGCGCCCGCCGCGTCCCACTGA
- a CDS encoding TolC family protein — MASPSVILMALVAASTLAEPSSSIPAPVPFQPKVEDAMLTPVAPAARQVTSWDEALVLLKQRSTDLRSAEAGVERATGRSRQALSALLPNARLSSSVGMDLLNPDLPVGAGGMPLFGIGGGENGGPSSPLVTANANLSQSLVDVSAWRGRASAVAAEKSAVATLSETRRLLTRGLAQVLVSTVAAERAAEINRVGLRQALERFALAQRTYELGAGNQLDVVRVEQDVAVARGALVAGDEQLRRSREALGLAVGFDAAVGVTRDFNLQGLVEETRQACVPLKDVSERPDLVASRAQVESARDSRQQATAGYLPTLGLSSTAIGLTTDPGFGRVAIWSVSAVLSVPIWEGGLRGGLIREREGVERQAEQTLENIRRNVSIQVAQARRGVEVAEALVATAVASRELADRTDRLTRRSFEVGRGSSLELVQSGAALRQAELNLVLREFELVQARLDAFLTEARCDW; from the coding sequence ATGGCATCCCCTTCCGTCATCCTCATGGCGCTCGTCGCGGCGTCGACGCTGGCCGAGCCGTCATCGTCCATTCCTGCGCCCGTCCCCTTCCAGCCGAAGGTGGAGGACGCGATGCTCACCCCGGTCGCCCCCGCCGCACGGCAGGTGACGTCCTGGGACGAAGCGCTCGTCCTCCTCAAACAGCGCTCCACCGACCTCCGGTCCGCCGAAGCCGGCGTCGAGCGCGCCACGGGCCGCTCCCGGCAGGCCCTGTCCGCGCTGCTCCCCAATGCGCGGCTGTCGTCCAGTGTCGGCATGGACCTCCTCAACCCCGACCTGCCCGTCGGCGCGGGTGGCATGCCCCTGTTCGGCATTGGTGGGGGCGAAAACGGCGGCCCCTCCTCGCCGCTCGTCACGGCCAACGCGAACCTGTCGCAGTCCCTGGTGGACGTGAGCGCCTGGCGTGGCCGCGCCTCCGCCGTGGCCGCCGAGAAGAGCGCGGTGGCGACGCTCTCCGAGACGCGGCGGCTGCTCACGCGCGGACTGGCGCAGGTGCTGGTCTCCACCGTGGCGGCGGAGCGGGCCGCGGAGATCAACCGCGTGGGTCTGCGCCAGGCCCTGGAGCGCTTCGCGCTCGCCCAGCGCACCTATGAACTGGGCGCGGGCAACCAGCTCGACGTGGTGCGCGTGGAGCAGGACGTGGCGGTGGCGCGTGGCGCGCTCGTCGCCGGCGATGAGCAACTGCGCCGCAGCCGCGAGGCGCTGGGGCTCGCGGTGGGCTTCGACGCCGCGGTGGGCGTCACCCGGGACTTCAACCTCCAGGGGCTGGTCGAGGAGACGCGGCAGGCCTGCGTCCCCTTGAAGGACGTGAGCGAGCGCCCGGACCTGGTGGCCTCGCGCGCGCAGGTGGAGTCGGCGCGCGACAGCCGCCAGCAGGCCACCGCCGGCTACCTGCCCACGCTGGGCCTGTCGAGCACCGCCATTGGCCTCACCACGGACCCGGGCTTTGGCCGCGTGGCCATCTGGAGCGTGTCCGCGGTGCTCTCCGTCCCCATCTGGGAGGGCGGTCTGCGCGGCGGTCTCATCCGCGAGCGCGAAGGCGTGGAGCGCCAGGCGGAGCAGACGCTGGAGAACATCCGGCGCAATGTGTCCATCCAGGTGGCCCAGGCCCGGCGCGGCGTGGAGGTGGCCGAGGCCCTGGTGGCGACGGCGGTGGCGTCCCGCGAACTCGCGGACCGGACCGACCGCCTCACGCGACGTTCCTTTGAAGTGGGCCGCGGCAGCAGCCTCGAGCTGGTGCAGAGCGGAGCGGCCCTGCGCCAGGCGGAGCTGAACCTGGTGCTGCGTGAATTCGAGCTCGTCCAGGCGCGCCTGGACGCATTCCTGACGGAGGCGCGGTGCGACTGGTGA
- a CDS encoding efflux RND transporter periplasmic adaptor subunit produces MRLVNPMKAMWGVTLLATVAGCSGQKAAPPAPPPREIEVVTLTPREVRDTGEYLGSLLSRQSVSVLPQVVGYVRKIHVRPGDKVEQGAPLLEVDSREGTAALDSAQAQLSSTQVNLQLARRTLERTEALYKEGLASAQELEQGRAQVEAAQAAARSSAAQVTQRQVQLQYHLVRAPFAGTVGDVLVRLGDYVGLATPLTSVAQADVLEVSVSVPSTRARSMKPDTALEILDGAGKVILTSNVFYVAPQADPRTQLVEVKAAFRNTVGLRPSELVRSRLVYSARDALQIPALAVIRQSGQPFAMVVQAKDGKTVVERRPITLGALGEMAYVVEKGLQSGDQVAVSSLQALRDGTAVTPKQSNVPSAPTGSGPPRASGNGGGTVGGSR; encoded by the coding sequence GTGCGACTGGTGAATCCGATGAAGGCGATGTGGGGGGTCACCCTGCTGGCGACGGTGGCGGGTTGTTCGGGGCAGAAGGCCGCCCCGCCGGCGCCGCCGCCGCGCGAAATCGAGGTGGTGACGCTCACGCCCCGCGAGGTGCGGGACACCGGCGAGTACCTGGGTTCACTGCTGTCGCGGCAGAGCGTCAGCGTGCTGCCGCAGGTGGTGGGCTACGTGCGCAAGATTCACGTGCGCCCCGGTGACAAGGTGGAGCAGGGAGCGCCGCTCCTCGAGGTGGACTCGCGTGAAGGCACCGCCGCGCTCGACAGCGCGCAGGCGCAGCTCAGCTCCACCCAGGTGAACTTGCAGCTCGCGCGCCGCACGCTGGAGCGCACCGAGGCGCTGTACAAGGAAGGCCTCGCGAGCGCCCAGGAGCTGGAGCAGGGCCGCGCGCAGGTGGAGGCCGCGCAGGCTGCGGCGCGTTCGTCCGCCGCGCAGGTGACGCAGCGTCAGGTGCAGTTGCAGTACCACCTGGTGCGCGCGCCCTTCGCCGGCACCGTGGGCGACGTGCTGGTGCGGCTGGGCGACTACGTGGGCCTGGCGACGCCGCTGACCAGCGTGGCCCAGGCGGACGTGCTCGAGGTGAGCGTGTCCGTGCCGTCGACGCGGGCCCGGTCGATGAAGCCGGACACCGCGCTCGAAATCCTCGACGGCGCGGGCAAGGTGATTCTCACCAGCAACGTCTTCTATGTCGCGCCCCAGGCGGACCCGCGCACGCAGTTGGTGGAGGTGAAGGCGGCCTTCCGCAACACCGTGGGGCTGCGGCCCAGTGAGCTGGTGCGCTCGCGGCTCGTCTACTCGGCCCGGGACGCGCTGCAGATTCCCGCGCTCGCCGTGATTCGTCAGAGCGGCCAGCCCTTCGCGATGGTGGTCCAGGCGAAGGATGGGAAGACGGTGGTGGAGCGCCGCCCCATCACCCTGGGCGCGCTGGGAGAGATGGCCTACGTGGTGGAGAAGGGGCTGCAGTCCGGTGACCAGGTCGCCGTGTCCTCGCTTCAGGCCCTGCGCGATGGCACCGCCGTGACGCCCAAGCAGTCCAACGTCCCCTCCGCGCCGACTGGCAGTGGCCCGCCCCGGGCCTCTGGCAATGGCGGCGGCACTGTCGGCGGGAGCCGCTGA
- a CDS encoding imelysin family protein, with product MNTVSSRPLFVLRASAFAFVVPALLSLSACKSDSPKPPDAGTDTPDNPVATTRAALLASSAACVLQTSREFQTEATALETAVAAHAATPDATTRDAARAAFHEAMDAWQVAEVMQFGPAAPRSVSGGAEIRDNIYSWPLVSRCAVEEQIVNRSYESAGFENALVSRRGLYALEYLLFFEGNDTACPSTSAIVAQGTWAALSADERAARKRAYAAVVAADVHRRADALVNAWAADQGNFTQTLTTAGSGNAVYPSTQAALNSISDAIFYFEREVKDLKLARPLGMRDCTTSTCPEHLESQFAARSKANIRANLTGYRRITEGCGENFSGTGFDDLLEASGANALATKLRERNVAAAAGIEALPGEDVTTVLAQDKAAVRAMYESVKGVTDVLKTELVTVLDLELPQSVEGDND from the coding sequence ATGAACACAGTGTCTTCGCGCCCCCTTTTCGTCCTGCGTGCGAGCGCCTTCGCGTTCGTGGTCCCCGCCCTCCTCTCGCTGTCGGCCTGCAAGTCAGACAGCCCGAAGCCTCCGGATGCGGGCACCGACACGCCGGACAACCCGGTGGCCACCACGCGGGCCGCGCTGCTGGCGTCGTCCGCCGCCTGTGTGCTGCAGACGTCGCGTGAGTTCCAGACCGAGGCCACCGCGCTGGAGACCGCCGTGGCGGCCCACGCGGCCACGCCGGATGCCACCACGCGGGACGCGGCGCGCGCGGCGTTCCACGAGGCCATGGACGCGTGGCAGGTGGCGGAGGTGATGCAGTTCGGTCCGGCCGCGCCCCGCAGCGTGTCGGGCGGCGCGGAGATTCGCGACAACATCTACTCGTGGCCCCTGGTCAGCCGGTGCGCCGTCGAGGAGCAGATCGTCAACCGCAGCTACGAGTCCGCGGGTTTCGAGAACGCGCTGGTGAGCCGCCGCGGCCTGTACGCGCTGGAGTACCTGCTCTTCTTCGAGGGCAACGACACCGCGTGCCCCAGCACCTCCGCCATCGTGGCCCAGGGCACCTGGGCGGCGCTCTCCGCGGATGAGCGGGCCGCGCGCAAGCGGGCCTACGCCGCCGTGGTGGCCGCCGACGTCCACCGCCGCGCGGACGCGCTGGTGAACGCGTGGGCCGCGGACCAGGGCAACTTCACCCAGACGCTGACGACGGCGGGCTCGGGCAATGCCGTGTACCCGTCGACGCAGGCGGCGCTGAACTCCATCAGCGACGCCATCTTCTACTTCGAGCGCGAGGTGAAGGACCTCAAGCTGGCGCGTCCCCTGGGGATGCGGGACTGCACCACGTCCACCTGCCCCGAGCACCTGGAGTCGCAGTTCGCGGCGCGCTCCAAGGCCAACATCCGGGCCAACCTGACGGGCTACCGGCGCATCACCGAGGGCTGCGGCGAGAACTTCTCCGGCACGGGCTTCGACGATTTGCTCGAGGCCTCGGGCGCCAACGCGCTGGCGACGAAGCTGCGCGAGCGCAACGTGGCGGCGGCGGCGGGCATCGAGGCGCTGCCGGGTGAAGACGTCACCACGGTGCTGGCGCAGGACAAGGCCGCGGTGCGGGCGATGTACGAGTCCGTCAAGGGCGTGACGGACGTGCTCAAGACGGAGCTCGTCACGGTGCTGGACCTGGAGCTGCCCCAGTCCGTCGAGGGGGACAATGACTGA
- a CDS encoding HTTM domain-containing protein: MTEVATGERPASGRLWKALLAPRDIAALVAFRVALGLLVFVSAVRFLAYGWVDVLFTGPRFHFTYWGFGWVPALPAPWMHGVFALLAVLGLCMAVGLFYRVTVALLFVAFSYVQLVDVSNYLNHYYLVSLLLGLMFFVPTHRAFSVDAWRKPALRGDALPAWCTWLLRFQVGVVYVFAGLAKLTSDWLLHAQPLSIWLSARTSLPVVGPWLDAPWVAYVAAWSGFLFDTTIVAFLLTRKLRPFAYVVVLGFHAATSALFPIGMFPVIMVTGALVFFEASWPRRLIHGLRARLARNTAPPASVPATSEVTPPGWKGRAALGLAVAYAVVQVAVPLRTHLYGGNVLWHEQGMRFSWRVMAREKNGSVTFIVRAPASDHEWHVSPSQYLTRLQEREMSVQPDLILQLARHIARDFEAQGKGAVTVHAEAIVSLNGRPAELLLDPDVDLAREVDGLAPKRWIRPAPDSPPIRLRSPLRSATAERP, from the coding sequence ATGACTGAAGTGGCGACCGGCGAGCGCCCCGCGTCCGGGCGCCTCTGGAAGGCGCTGCTGGCGCCGCGAGACATCGCGGCGCTGGTGGCGTTCCGCGTGGCGCTGGGACTGCTCGTCTTCGTGTCGGCGGTGCGGTTCCTCGCCTATGGGTGGGTGGACGTGCTGTTCACCGGCCCCCGCTTCCACTTCACCTACTGGGGCTTCGGCTGGGTGCCCGCGCTGCCCGCGCCGTGGATGCACGGGGTCTTCGCGCTGCTCGCGGTGCTCGGGCTGTGCATGGCGGTGGGGCTGTTCTACCGGGTGACGGTGGCCCTGCTGTTCGTCGCCTTCAGCTACGTCCAGTTGGTGGACGTCAGCAACTACCTCAACCACTACTACCTGGTGAGCCTGCTGCTGGGGCTCATGTTCTTCGTGCCCACGCACCGGGCCTTCTCGGTGGACGCGTGGCGCAAGCCCGCGCTGCGCGGTGACGCGCTTCCCGCGTGGTGTACGTGGCTGCTGCGCTTCCAGGTCGGCGTCGTCTACGTCTTCGCGGGGCTCGCGAAGTTGACCAGCGACTGGCTGCTGCACGCGCAGCCGCTGAGCATCTGGCTGTCGGCGCGGACGAGCCTGCCCGTCGTAGGGCCCTGGCTCGACGCGCCGTGGGTCGCCTACGTCGCGGCCTGGTCGGGCTTCCTCTTCGACACCACCATCGTCGCCTTCCTGCTCACGCGGAAGCTGCGGCCCTTCGCCTACGTGGTCGTGCTCGGGTTCCACGCGGCCACCTCCGCGCTGTTCCCCATTGGCATGTTCCCCGTCATCATGGTGACCGGCGCGCTCGTGTTCTTCGAGGCCTCGTGGCCGCGGCGGCTGATCCATGGACTGCGCGCGCGCCTCGCGAGGAACACCGCTCCGCCCGCGTCCGTGCCCGCCACCTCCGAGGTGACGCCGCCGGGCTGGAAGGGCCGGGCCGCGCTCGGACTGGCCGTGGCCTACGCCGTCGTGCAGGTCGCCGTGCCCCTCCGCACGCACCTCTATGGTGGCAACGTGCTCTGGCACGAGCAGGGCATGCGCTTCTCCTGGCGGGTGATGGCACGGGAGAAGAACGGCAGCGTGACGTTCATCGTCCGCGCCCCGGCGTCGGACCACGAGTGGCACGTGTCACCCAGCCAGTACCTCACGCGCCTGCAGGAGCGGGAGATGTCCGTGCAGCCCGACCTCATCCTCCAGCTCGCGCGGCACATCGCCCGGGACTTCGAGGCCCAGGGCAAGGGGGCCGTGACGGTCCACGCGGAGGCCATCGTTTCCCTCAACGGCCGCCCGGCGGAGTTGCTGCTGGACCCGGACGTGGACCTGGCTCGCGAAGTGGACGGGCTTGCGCCCAAGCGCTGGATTCGCCCGGCGCCCGACTCGCCGCCCATCCGCCTGCGCTCTCCCCTGCGCTCCGCGACGGCCGAGCGACCCTAG
- a CDS encoding MarR family winged helix-turn-helix transcriptional regulator, with product MASLRRAIRRLITERLGEQTGRPFMQLLALKAISDGVRSQSAIAERLFVDAPAVSRLVARLEEDGLVSRGTSDDRRCVRLELSAAGRDELGLLDDALVWTDEEILRHITGAEMAEFKRIMEKLQTGLIQARGPLPVDGCGVAPES from the coding sequence ATGGCCTCTCTGCGCCGCGCGATTCGCCGCCTCATCACCGAGCGACTGGGCGAGCAGACGGGCAGGCCGTTCATGCAACTGTTGGCCTTGAAGGCGATTTCCGACGGAGTGCGGAGTCAGTCCGCCATCGCGGAGCGCCTCTTCGTGGACGCACCCGCGGTGAGCCGGCTGGTGGCGCGTCTGGAAGAAGATGGGCTGGTGAGCCGAGGCACCAGCGATGACCGCCGGTGTGTGCGCCTGGAGCTGTCCGCCGCGGGGCGGGACGAGCTGGGGCTCCTGGACGACGCGCTCGTGTGGACGGACGAGGAGATTCTCCGTCACATCACGGGCGCGGAGATGGCGGAGTTCAAGCGCATCATGGAGAAGCTCCAGACAGGGCTCATCCAGGCCCGCGGTCCGCTTCCCGTGGACGGCTGCGGCGTCGCCCCCGAATCCTGA